The proteins below come from a single Eubacterium limosum genomic window:
- a CDS encoding cobalamin B12-binding domain-containing protein, whose amino-acid sequence MIEQLITAFVELDEELVNKLTKRALRSGIKPYEIIEAVNFALGEIGKGFETGEATLSDLMMSGILYEQIINSKEMHLYDQIEQTNSSGLILLGTIESDIHDIGKSIFKSGAIISGFKVIDLGVDVSSDIFIKNIIKYQPDILGISVVLTSAVDYIKRTIDVITGEGLRQNLKIILGGSFIDDEIVRCCGADGYANNILDGVKLCQRWMEERANR is encoded by the coding sequence ATGATTGAACAATTAATTACTGCTTTTGTAGAGCTTGACGAGGAGCTTGTCAATAAATTGACCAAACGGGCGCTGCGAAGCGGCATAAAGCCCTATGAAATTATCGAGGCAGTCAATTTTGCGCTCGGCGAAATCGGGAAAGGCTTTGAGACAGGGGAGGCGACGCTCTCAGACCTGATGATGTCGGGCATTCTCTATGAGCAGATCATTAACTCCAAAGAGATGCATCTTTATGATCAGATCGAGCAGACCAACAGCTCTGGCCTGATTCTCTTGGGGACCATAGAGTCGGATATTCATGACATCGGCAAGTCGATTTTCAAAAGCGGCGCGATTATCTCAGGCTTCAAGGTCATTGACCTGGGTGTAGATGTCTCCTCTGATATTTTTATAAAAAATATCATCAAGTATCAGCCGGATATTTTGGGAATCAGCGTAGTCTTGACCAGCGCTGTGGACTACATTAAGCGGACCATCGACGTTATTACAGGCGAGGGGCTGAGACAGAATTTGAAGATTATTCTCGGGGGCAGCTTCATTGATGATGAGATTGTCCGATGCTGCGGGGCAGATGGTTACGCAAATAATATTTTGGATGGTGTAAAGCTGTGTCAACGATGGATGGAAGAAAGAGCCAATCGGTAA